CAGATATAATCCACATCTTCAGGACTTTGAGTAATTTAAAGAATACCACGCTCTGCCGAAATTTGGATTCTAAATATTCTCAGCCTTCGATCACTATTTGAATAATCAGTTTTTGCATTTAAATATCTATGCTCCCTCAAGGCTTTCGAAGTGAGCTTTATTTCGACTTCAGCAAGCTTAGTAGCGGAACTCCCCTTCTCGGTTGAAATCAAAGAAGAACTTACCTCAATAGAAGTGTTTAAAACCGATGGAGGGGGATATAAATTATGACTGAGGCTTTCAGAATTTGTTCCTCCACTAAAATCCACAGGCAAGAGTCTTATTTTATTAAATTTTTCCTGATATATAATATTGGCTTCTATTAAATATAAATAAGAACCTTCTTGCTTCAAAAAATAGATGTTGTCTGAAGAATCCGTTCTCTCAAATAAGTTTACAGGGTAGTAGTACTCAGATCCTACTGATAGCCATTCTGAAAAACTCAAGTTTGAAATTAGGCCCTGGAATTGAGGTGCACCTATTAATCCTAAACTATCGCAAGGCTCTTTACATTTTTCACCACCAGCAATATCGCCTTTCCCTTGCTTACCTTGATTGACACATGAAAGCAACAAGGTCATAATAAGCACTAAACAATAATGTACTTTAACCTTCATTTAATCACTCGCAAATCGACTGTGTTTTTCTTAAAACCAGACCTGGATTATTAAGCAAACAAACACTATCGACCTCACAATGTTACCTGCAAAACCTTTACACCTTAGCACTTCCATCCCAAGTAGCAACCTTCATAAATAAACAAGTTTGAATATACAGTTTTAATACCTGAAGTGGATTATGCTTTTTTCAATCTTGAATGAAGGCTAAACCTTTCTAAAACCTGCTAGATTCCTAAATATCACTGGTACGTGCTATTCTGACAATTTTATCCGAACAAAGTCGATCCTGTACAAATGGAGTTAAAGGAATAAACAAGGAGTCAGCTGAAAAAGCTATATAGTCACTTAACTTTCTAAAACCTTTTATCTCAGTAAATGTATGACAACCATAAAAGCTAACCGCGTTTGCTATTTCCGACAATATCTTTTTATTTAAGTCATCATCAACCGAAAATTTCACCTTTCTTTTTCTGTTTAAATCATAGTTAAAGACCACACTACGAGGCAAGGGATAAGCCTCACCGTGATATAAATAAGTTGTAAAAACTATAGATATGAGTTTGTCAGATGCATTCATGACTTTATAAGTCAAACTTAACTGTGCTGAATCAGGATTAGCAAGCCCTTTCAGTTGTCCTTTTAATGAGTCTACCAAGAAGGTAACAGCCATGTTAAACCCGGAGTCATCCTCAATAAACGGATACTCTATATCAAAATTGAAAGTGCTTTGGTTTTTACTAAGAACCTCCGTGCTACTTTTATTTTGGGGGTTTTTAACATGACCACAACTTAAAAACACCATAAACACTAAAAAAATGCCAGCAATTCTCTTCATACGCTTGTCTCAATCTTGACTAGTTAACATCTATCTGAGCTGATTCATTGTAGAGAGGATCCGACTCGAAGAGGTCACAGCCTATAAATGCAGCTATTAATCCACTTCTATTATTGACGCAGGCTTGAAACATCCTAAATGGTTGATAAAAGAAATAATCCATAGTTGCTTCAAAATGAGCGGGCGAACTATAATTTACTTTCCAATTATATCCCATAACCTGCCATACATCCCATGAATACCATTATTTGCATCAATAACCCTGTTTTCACCACAAGAATAAGGAGAGTTATGAGGATAATCGGCTGCTAATTTTTCGATACTAAAAGGCCTTCCTAAAATTGGTTCATACCTTCTAAAGGTCCATGATTCCATTTGAATCACAGGCCTTAGGTTTGATAAAAATAATGACTTTAATTAATTCAATACGAAACACTTGACTCAGAGGGCCAATCCGCTAGCTCACGTTTTAAGAATGGCCCTGTAAAAACTGTTTTTTCACCTTCCTCAGTTATGATTTCAGAAAAGAAGATGTTACTGTTAACCTTAACATTTTCCAAACAATCCTCAGAGGTGCTTTCTGAACAGAGGTAAAAAGAGTGGGTAGGAATAAAAAACCATCCAGAGGTAAGCTTTCCAGTAATATGTCCTATTCCTAACGTTCTTCCAGAAAGAAACCAAAGCGCAATTATAGAGCTGACTAAAAGCCAGCTAAGCCAGCTTTTCTTTTTGAAAAACCAAAGTCCAATAAAGGCAGCTATCAAAAGACCAAAAGAAGTGAGTAGATCAGGACCTATGATAGTGCTAGTAGAAAGCGTACTACCTCCAGTAAATAAATGTAGTCTTAGCTCACTCACTGTCCCTAATAAAGTAAGGGCCAAAAGAATAACCATTATAGTTAATCTAACAAAGCTTCTCTTTTTCATTATTAATTTCTGTTAGGGCTGCCCCACTTGGAATTGAAATATCTTTCTGCTCCTCGGATTGAATAAGAACTTGATCCTATTGAACTGAAGTAGCTGAAGTAGATCCATCAAATGAAAGGACAATTATAGCCCAGCAAAACTAAATTGGCACTAATTGAAGTTATAGAAAACCATTCAGGGCTGGCTGCACTGCGCTCATCAAAACCAGAAGCTCTCCTCGCTTCATTTTAACATTAAATTTTTCTTCTAATTTATAGTAGGCATCACCGAATCTTCCATTGTCAATTATAGACCTAATACCTCATGGAAGCACCTCAATTCTTGTAAAAACAAGGCTTTGACCATTAGCAGTAGACAATAGGGAAAATTCATCAGAGTTCCATTCATAAAAGAAATAATAGCTTGTGGTATCATATTCCGTTATTTCACTAAAAAAGAACTCATTTGAATCTGCTTTATAAAGTCTACCATATTTCTCTATTTCTTTAGAAATTAATATTTTATAACTATCCTGAAAGTACAAGCTATCCTTTGGGTTTTCATAGGAGTTCACCACTGAATCGCCGCTAATTTCTATTTCAACAAAGGAATCCTCAAGCTTCCATTTTCCCTGAATATCTGCTAATATTTTATCGCATATGGAAATTTCAACAGAAGGACCTTCAGAACATTGAACTAAAAAAACAAACAATACACTAAGGCTAAAAAAGATTCGTCTCATCATTATTTTACTTGTCTTTCCTCTGAATGGCTAGCATTATAATTAATAGTCTTTATGATTGTTTCTCTATCTTTTCTGCAAACAGCCTTATCTACACACTGGCACCTTTTAACCCTTATTCAGCTAATACCCTAACTCACATTGGCTTTCCTTGATGCCCTTTCCTTCTTAAAAAAACCTCTACCTCAATTAATCACCGTATTATCCAAAACTTCATAAGTGTAATGATCCCCATTGAGATCTGAGTCAAACTCTATTTTATCACGACTTACCTCAATACCTGAAGGCTGTAAATGATAAAAATAAATTCGAACCAATTCATCTAGCTCTCCGCCATGGTTTTTCTCCCAATAGTCAAATTTAAAATAGTACAAGTCCGGAGCGAAAAAATAGCCTGAAACCAAGTCCACTTGTCCATCGCATTTAAGTCCAATTACCCCTTTCTCAAAACCTTTAAGCCTTAGTGAGCCCGGAATAATCCACCTACCTCCGGTGACTGTGTCTTTCTTAGGATAAATCCAGTACTTGTAAAACCTTATGTACTCATCTTCTCCAGTTTGACAAGTCACTTTAATAGAATCAAATGGCCTTGCACTAAATCTGATGGCACTATATTCCCTATTCAAAAATGGTTGTACATAGTGTCTAAAACTGTTTACCCAAAAATAATTTTGGGGATTCACTTCAAAATATTCAATAGTAGCCCTAACTTCAATTGCACCATATATTTCCTCCGCTACATCCTCACTTACCTGACACCAACTGATTCCATTAAAGGAAATAATAATCACTATAATTATTAGAATCTTATTCATAATTCAAAATTATAGAAACTAATACAGCACTTCAATAGCACCTAAGTCTTAGTCTCACATTCCGATAAAAGAAGCCCAGCAAAACTCCAAATATTTTCTCCTGATAGCCTATTCCCTCCCGAAACTTACCTTTGCCGCATGCGGCTATTTCAGTCCTTTTTCGGCTATCTCTTTTTAGGGCTTCTGCTTATGCAATGCTTTGGGATCTATCCCTCCTTTCGCTATTTGCAGCAGCAGATACGCCAA
The Croceimicrobium hydrocarbonivorans genome window above contains:
- a CDS encoding polysaccharide deacetylase family protein, with product MKRIAGIFLVFMVFLSCGHVKNPQNKSSTEVLSKNQSTFNFDIEYPFIEDDSGFNMAVTFLVDSLKGQLKGLANPDSAQLSLTYKVMNASDKLISIVFTTYLYHGEAYPLPRSVVFNYDLNRKRKVKFSVDDDLNKKILSEIANAVSFYGCHTFTEIKGFRKLSDYIAFSADSLFIPLTPFVQDRLCSDKIVRIARTSDI